A single Macadamia integrifolia cultivar HAES 741 unplaced genomic scaffold, SCU_Mint_v3 scaffold930, whole genome shotgun sequence DNA region contains:
- the LOC122070460 gene encoding uncharacterized protein LOC122070460: MNEFSPARSKEWNIYASSDPSQSQRGADRDTSLKNYGSTLNAISFGFVATAILISMFLVMAIFEHLLRPKPPFSSSQDMADGSLESGPMQDQMHVTEKLGSTSQSMSKPYSSDFSVLMPGQHCPTFIAKPAPLPCPREPIHWPPHDRGFVPP, translated from the exons ATGAATGAATTTAGTCCAGCGAGATCGAAGGAATGGAATATCTATGCTAGCTCTGATCCAAGCCAATCTCAGAGAGGAGCAGATAGGGATACCTCATTGAAGAATTATGGGAGTACATTAAATGccatttcttttggttttgttgcTACAGCAATCTTAATCTCAATGTTTCTTGTCATGGCCATCTTTGAACATTTGTTGAGGCCAAAACCCCCTTTCTCATCTTCTCAAGATATGGCTGATGGGTCTTTGGAATCAGGTCCTATGCAAGATCAAATGCATGTAACTGAGAAACTTGGAAGTACTTCACAATCA ATGTCGAAGCCATATTCATCGGACTTCTCGGTGTTGATGCCTGGCCAACATTGTCCCACCTTCATTGCCAAACCAGCACCTCTCCCTTGCCCAAGGGAGCCAATACACTGGCCTCCCCATGATCGAGGTTTTGTTCCTCCATAG